A single genomic interval of Meles meles chromosome 9, mMelMel3.1 paternal haplotype, whole genome shotgun sequence harbors:
- the ZNF804A gene encoding zinc finger protein 804A: MECYYIVISSTHLSNGHFRNIKGVFRGPLSKNGNKTLDYAEKENTIAKALEDLKANFYCELCDKQYYKHQEFDNHINSYDHAHKQRLKELKQREFARNVASKSRKDERKQEKALQRLHKLAELRKETVCAPGSGPMFKSTTVTVKENCNEISQRVVVDAVNNQEDFKYTLIHSEENTKDVTTIAADPESANITAKNNQLGDQAQGIHRHKIGFSFAFPKKASVKLESSAAAFSEYNDDASVEKGFSRKSRFVPGACHLPLSSPTDVLLSSEEKANSFHPPEGMCIDKETAQTQEMKEVSSEKDTFLLPSFCQFQIPLSSDADNCQNSVPLADQIPLEDVIVNEDITMSDNCSELLGNKSAVLDLANDCLSLQATTEEAVKNNDESTAEVANKNYGPEMLAPSNFEEENISLHKKPDLSKRPCEPFVPVLNKDGSTILQWPSEMLIYTTTQPSISYSCNPLCFDFKATKLNNNLDKNKLPLNDLSFQQKGEDICKRSVSECKNTPVAGLIDYDVGGSRNEGPQVTPPSVDDTLFNNCNSGKNETMGPRNRIISCRIRKTKKHNFTKNQMKQDTLDEKYNKIRLKDTHEHWFHKSRRKKKRKKLCQHHHGEKTKESEISFKMEPENSYTDITRKNLLETISEKHCLAAEQLLDSHQLSDKRPKSSSIYLSDNEEMCKDQNTEYNSNDAISSKNHGTKNSFVLNEQPNPTMIHSGKHNLTYSRTYCSWKAKMSSCSQDHRCLVLQNDMSCLSQNQAVKRGYNSLINESERFHRKRRQHSYSYSSDESLNRQNYLTEEFWRPPRASAPCKPKRKRRRKRSRFHIGIEAFELRENTDYPRKGSSSLCHQDELVSQDQKGERKPQDTANPGRNSDQTDQGEDKQILLPGSPLPPEASGGAERLAMETTSGSSAGTSHEHATSVHEASAPTKEEMDNALLEHKERSEDINIQEKQIPFKVPHPERNLRQPQPKPHLCHYELAEALPQGKMHEAPAEWLRFNSGILNTQPPLPFKEAHVSGHTFVTTEQILAPLALPEQALLIPIENHEKFRNLPCEVYQHILPPNMLANKVKFTFPAAALPPPSTPLQPLPLQQPFCSTSVTTLHHAVLQQHAAAAAAAAAAAAAGTFKVLQPHPQFLSQAPALTRTSLPQISVGPVGPRLCPGNQPPFVAPPQMPIIPASVLHPSHLAFPPLPHALFPSLLSPHPTVIPLQPLF, encoded by the exons AGGCTCAAAGAACTGAAACAAAGGGAATTTGCTCGAAATGTAGCATCTAAATCcaggaaagatgaaagaaaacaggaaaaagcaCTCCAACGCCTGCACAAGCTGGCTGAGCTAAGAAAGGAAACCGTGTG TGCTCCTGGAAGTGGTCCCATGTTCAAGTCAACAACTGTTACTGTGAAAGAAAATTGTAATGAAATTTCCCAAAGAGTTGTTGTGGATGCAGTTAATAACCAGGAGGATTTCAAATATACTTTGATTCATAGTGAAGAGAATACTAAAGATGTTACCACTATTGCTGCAGATCCAGAAAGTGCAAATATTACAGCAAAAAATAACCAACTTGGGGATCAAGCCCAAGGAATCCACAGACACAAAATTggcttttcttttgcatttccaaagAAAGCGTCCGTGAAGCTGGAGTCCTCAGCTGCAGCCTTCTCTGAATACAATGATGATGCCTCTGTGGAAAAAGGATTTAGCAGAAAAAGTCGATTTGTCCCTGGTGCTTGTCATCTTCCACTATCTTCACCAACAGATGTGCTTTTGAGTTCTGAGGAGAAAGCTAACTCTTTTCATCCACCAGAAGGAATGTGCATTGACAAAGAAACTGCTCAAACTCAAGAGATGAAAGAAGTTTCTAgtgaaaaagatacatttttattacctTCATTTTGCCAATTTCAAATCCCTTTATCTTCTGATGCAGATAATTGCCAAAATTCAGTCCCATTAGCAGATCAAATACCACTGGAAGATGTTATTGTTAATGAAGACATAACTATGAGTGATAACTGTTCTGAATTGTTAGGAAATAAATCCGCAGTTCTTGATTTAGCTAATGATTGCTTATCTTTGCAAGCTACCACAGAAGAAGCTGTTAAGAACAATGATGAGTCTACAGCTGAAGTTGCAAATAAAAATTACGGCCCTGAGATGTTGGCCCCTTCAAATTTTGAAGAGGAAAATATAAGCTTACATAAAAAACCAGATTTATCCAAAAGACCATGTGAGCCCTTTGTACCGGTTCTTAACAAAGATGGATCCACAATCCTTCAGTGGCCATCAGAAATGTTGATTTATACAACTACTCAACCATCAATTTCCTATAGCTGTAATCCTCTCTGTTTTGACTTCAAGGCCACTAAATTAAACAACAATCTAGATAAAAATAAGCTACCCTTAAATGATCTTTCTTTTCAGCAGaaaggagaagacatttgcaagaGATCAGTTTCAGAATGCAAGAACACACCTGTTGCAGGACTCATTGATTATGACGTTGGAGGTAGCAGAAATGAAGGCCCCCAAGTCACTCCTCCTTCGGTTGATGATACTCTCTTCAATAATTGTAATTCTGGAAAAAATGAGACTATGGGTCCAAGGAACAGAATTATTTCCTGTaggatcagaaaaacaaaaaaacacaactttaccaaaaatcaaatgaaacaGGACACACTAGAtgagaaatataacaaaataaggTTGAAAGATActcatgaacactggttccataaaagtagaaggaagaaaaaaagaaaaaaattatgtcagcatcatcatggggagaaaaccaaagAATCAGAAATTAGCTTcaaaatggaaccagaaaatagtTATACTGATATAACTAGGAAAAATCTACTGGAAACAATTTCAGAAAAGCACTGTCTAGCTGCAGAGCAATTATTGGACTCACATCAGTTATCTGATAAAAGGCCCAAATCATCATCCATATACTTAAGTGACAATGAAGAAATGTGTAAAGACCAGAACACTGAATATAATAGCAATGATGCTATCAGTTCTAAAAATCACGGTACAAAGAActcatttgttttaaatgaacAACCCAATCCAACAATGATACATTCTGGGAAACATAATTTAACATACTCCAGAACTTACTGTAGTTGGAAAGCCAAAATGTCCAGCTGCAGTCAGGATCACAGATGCCTAGTTCTTCAAAACGACATGAGCTGCCTGAGTCAGAACCAGGCTGTTAAAAGAGGTTATAATTCTCTCATTAACGAATCAGAAAGATTCCATCGAAAACGCAGACAACATTCCTATTCTTATTCTTCAGATGAAAGCTTAAATCGACAGAATTATTTAACAGAGGAATTTTGGAGACCACCACGGGCTTCTGCTCCCTGTAAGCCTAAAAGGAAGcggaggagaaaaagaagcagattcCACATCGGAATTGAAGCCTTTGAACTCAGAGAGAACACCGATTATCCCAGGAAAGGCAGTTCTTCCTTATGTCACCAGGATGAGTTAGTAAGCCAAGACCAAAAAGGGGAACGAAAACCACAAGACACTGCGAACCCTGGGAGGAACTCAGACCAAACAGATCAAGGGGAAGACAAGCAAATTTTGCTCCCGGGCAGTCCCCTTCCTCCTGAAGCCAGTGGAGGGGCTGAGCGTTTAGCGATGGAGACCACTTCTGGGTCCTCAGCAGGCACTTCCCACGAACACGCCACATCTGTCCACGAAGCCAGCGCCCCAAcgaaagaagaaatggacaatGCCTTGCTGGAACACAAAGAAAGAAGTGAGGATATAAATATTCAGGAGAAGCAAATTCCTTTCAAGGTGCCTCACCCTGAAAGGAACTTGAGACAGCCACAACCGAAACCCCACCTGTGCCATTACGAACTGGCGGAGGCCCTCCCGCAAGGAAAGATGCACGAGGCGCCCGCGGAGTGGCTGCGTTTTAATTCGGGAATCCTTAACACACAACCGCCCTTACCGTTCAAGGAAGCACACGTCAGCGGTCACACGTTTGTAACGACGGAGCAAATCCTGGCTCCCTTAGCTTTACCGGAACAGGCACTACTGATCCCCATAGAAAACCACGAGAAATTCCGAAATCTGCCCTGCGAGGTCTACCAGCACATCCTCCCGCCCAATATGCTGGCCAACAAGGTCAAATTTACGTTTCCTGCAGCGGCCCTCCCACCCCCTAGCACACCTCTGcagcctctgcctctgcagcAGCCCTTCTGTTCTACCTCTGTAACCACGCTCCACCACGCGGTTCTGCAGCAGCACGcggccgccgccgcagccgccgccgccgccgcggccgcgGGGACCTTCAAAGTGCTTCAGCCCCACCCACAGTTTCTGTCCCAAGCTCCGGCTCTCACCAGAACATCCTTACCTCAGATCTCAGTAGGACCGGTCGGACCCCGGCTCTGCCCTGGGAACCAGCCACCCTTTGTTGCTCCTCCTCAGATGCCAATCATTCCAGCTTCGGTTCTTCATCCTAGTCATCTGGCTTTCCCGCCTTTACCCCAcgccctctttccttctctgctttcccCACACCCTACTGTCATCCCACTACAGCCCCTCTTCTAG